In Kineococcus mangrovi, the following are encoded in one genomic region:
- a CDS encoding response regulator transcription factor, which translates to MTATTTSRRSDSTRPDGTALRVLVVDDESTLSELLSMTLRYEGWEVQTAGNGLDAVRAARTFRPDAVVLDIALPDIDGLEVLRRLRADTTDAPVLFLTAKDAVEDRVAGLTAGGDDHVTKPFSLEEVVARLRSLLRRSGLGAAEQEPVLSVGDLVLDEDSHEVTRAGQEVRLTATEFELLRYLMRNPRRVLSKAQILDRVWSYDFGGQANIVELYVSYLRRKIDAGRTPMIHTVRGAGYVLKPAVGAVAAAG; encoded by the coding sequence ATGACCGCGACCACCACCTCCCGGCGTTCGGACTCCACCCGCCCCGACGGCACGGCGCTGCGCGTGCTCGTCGTCGACGACGAGTCGACCCTGTCCGAGCTGCTGAGCATGACCCTGCGCTACGAGGGCTGGGAGGTGCAGACGGCCGGGAACGGTCTGGACGCGGTCCGCGCCGCCCGCACCTTCCGCCCCGACGCGGTGGTCCTCGACATCGCGCTGCCGGACATCGACGGCCTGGAGGTCCTGCGCCGGCTGCGCGCCGACACCACGGACGCCCCGGTGCTCTTCCTCACGGCCAAGGACGCCGTGGAGGACCGCGTGGCCGGCCTCACCGCCGGCGGGGACGACCACGTCACCAAGCCGTTCAGCCTCGAGGAGGTCGTGGCGCGCCTGCGCAGCCTGCTGCGCCGCTCCGGCCTGGGTGCCGCCGAGCAGGAACCCGTCCTGTCCGTCGGCGACCTCGTCCTGGACGAGGACAGCCACGAGGTGACCCGCGCGGGCCAGGAGGTCCGCCTGACCGCGACCGAGTTCGAGCTGCTGCGCTACCTCATGCGCAACCCGCGCCGGGTCCTGTCCAAGGCGCAGATCCTGGACCGGGTGTGGAGCTACGACTTCGGCGGCCAGGCCAACATCGTCGAGCTCTACGTCTCCTACCTGCGCCGCAAGATCGACGCCGGCCGCACCCCGATGATCCACACCGTCCGCGGGGCGGGGTACGTCCTGAAACCGGCCGTCGGCGCCGTCGCCGCCGCCGGCTGA
- a CDS encoding replication-associated recombination protein A: protein MADLFSSELTPDAGGAARRPPVLAGAPLAVRMRPRSVEEVVGQQHLLGPGSPLRRLATDGDLGRAGPASVILWGPPGTGKTTLATVIASSGGRTFAELSAVTAGVKDVRTVVETARTDRDLYGRQTVLFLDEIHRFTKAQQDALLPGVENRWVVLVAATTENPNFSVVTPLLSRSLLLTLQPLTAEDVRGLVRRALEDPRGLAGEVRVEDDALEHLVRVADGDARRALTALEAAAGAAIDGAGQAGEPVVTLADAERALDRAAVRYDRQGDQHYDVASAFIKSMRGSDVDAALHYLARMIEAGEDPRFIARRIVISASEDVGMADPSALQTAVAALHAVAQIGMPEARIVLAQAVVHNATAPKSNAAYAGINAAIADVRAGLGGPVPPHLRDAHYAGAGKIGHGQGYVYTHDVPAGVAQQQYAPDALVGKDYYVPTDRGFEAAVRERLARLRRIVRGR from the coding sequence GTGGCCGACCTGTTCTCCAGCGAGCTCACCCCGGACGCGGGCGGCGCAGCACGTCGACCGCCCGTCCTGGCCGGGGCCCCGCTCGCCGTGCGGATGCGCCCTCGCTCGGTCGAGGAGGTCGTGGGCCAGCAGCACCTGCTGGGCCCGGGCTCGCCGCTGCGACGGCTCGCGACCGACGGCGACCTCGGTCGCGCGGGGCCGGCCTCGGTCATCCTCTGGGGTCCGCCGGGGACGGGGAAGACGACGCTGGCGACCGTCATCGCCTCCTCCGGCGGCCGCACCTTCGCCGAGCTGTCCGCGGTGACCGCCGGGGTCAAGGACGTCCGGACCGTCGTCGAGACCGCCCGCACCGACCGGGACCTGTACGGCCGGCAGACCGTCCTGTTCCTCGACGAGATCCACCGCTTCACCAAGGCCCAGCAGGACGCCCTCCTGCCGGGGGTGGAGAACCGCTGGGTCGTCCTCGTGGCGGCCACCACGGAGAACCCCAACTTCTCCGTCGTCACCCCGCTGCTGTCCCGGTCGCTGCTGCTGACGCTGCAGCCGCTGACGGCCGAGGACGTGCGCGGCCTCGTGCGCCGCGCCCTCGAGGACCCGCGCGGCCTGGCGGGGGAGGTCCGCGTCGAGGACGACGCCCTCGAGCACCTCGTGCGCGTCGCCGACGGGGACGCCCGCCGCGCCCTCACCGCCCTGGAGGCCGCCGCCGGTGCCGCGATCGACGGCGCGGGGCAGGCAGGTGAGCCCGTCGTCACCCTCGCCGACGCCGAACGGGCCCTGGACCGGGCCGCGGTGCGCTACGACCGGCAGGGCGACCAGCACTACGACGTGGCCAGCGCCTTCATCAAGTCGATGCGCGGCTCGGACGTCGACGCCGCCCTGCACTACCTGGCCCGCATGATCGAGGCGGGGGAGGACCCGCGGTTCATCGCCCGCCGCATCGTCATCTCCGCCAGCGAGGACGTCGGGATGGCCGACCCCTCGGCCCTGCAGACCGCGGTGGCCGCGCTGCACGCCGTCGCCCAGATCGGGATGCCCGAGGCGCGGATCGTGCTGGCCCAGGCCGTCGTCCACAACGCCACCGCGCCGAAGTCCAACGCCGCGTACGCCGGGATCAACGCCGCCATCGCCGACGTGCGCGCCGGGCTCGGCGGTCCCGTCCCGCCCCACCTGCGGGACGCCCACTACGCCGGGGCCGGGAAGATCGGCCACGGCCAGGGGTACGTCTACACGCACGACGTGCCCGCCGGGGTCGCCCAGCAGCAGTACGCCCCCGACGCCCTCGTCGGCAAGGACTACTACGTGCCCACCGACCGCGGGTTCGAGGCCGCCGTGCGCGAGCGCCTGGCCCGGCTGCGGCGCATCGTCAGGGGGCGCTGA
- a CDS encoding type II toxin-antitoxin system PemK/MazF family toxin gives MLAGLLRAGVRALARELQRQAGAPRTVPPTPEHAPDRPRPRRGRGARDADPGRVRIEYAPRADGRPDPGEVVWAWVPFEEDDGRGKDRPVLVVGREGDRLVGFTMTSKDHVAGAGRGDDGRVWVDVGTGAWDRQRRPSEVRLDRVLRVAPRDVRREGAALDRARFEEVTDRARSLHGW, from the coding sequence ATGCTCGCCGGGCTCCTCCGCGCCGGGGTCCGCGCCCTGGCGCGCGAGCTCCAGCGGCAGGCCGGCGCCCCGCGGACCGTCCCGCCGACCCCGGAGCACGCCCCGGACCGTCCCCGACCGCGCCGCGGACGCGGGGCCCGCGACGCCGACCCCGGTCGCGTCCGGATCGAGTACGCGCCCCGCGCCGACGGCCGGCCCGACCCCGGCGAGGTCGTCTGGGCGTGGGTGCCCTTCGAGGAGGACGACGGCCGCGGCAAGGACCGGCCCGTCCTCGTCGTGGGGCGCGAGGGGGACCGGCTCGTCGGCTTCACGATGACGAGCAAGGACCACGTCGCCGGGGCCGGCCGCGGCGACGACGGCCGGGTCTGGGTCGACGTCGGCACCGGCGCCTGGGACCGGCAGCGCCGCCCCAGCGAGGTCCGCCTCGACCGGGTCCTGCGCGTCGCCCCGCGCGACGTGCGCCGCGAGGGCGCGGCCCTGGACCGGGCCCGGTTCGAGGAGGTCACCGACCGGGCCCGGAGCCTGCACGGCTGGTGA
- a CDS encoding glycoside hydrolase family 65 protein, producing MPSARTRPDPHDPHDPHDSHDSHGRGLAAPHAWAVREGPLDPERLAQVESLFTLSNGRCGVRGSLEEGDPHGTPGTYLSGAFELWPLTYPEYSYGYPTVQERLVPVLDPTRVELLVAGEPLDVRTGELTEHERVLDLRSGTLHRHLRWTSPAGHRVVVGSQRLVPLERPGLVALEYTVRADGAPVDVEVRSAVLASEHLHEAVADTGSGAEHHGGRLRQRTDGSGLAVAAHVEHDVLAPATADVRSHALPDRVVTTVRTRLEAGELLRLRKVVSLGWAPQFERDDLGTRLAGLLADGVRTGWEGLVREQRAVLDDFWAHADVEVDGDDDLQQAARFALFHVFQAAAQGTDRGIPAKGLTGTGYDGHTFWDTEVFVLPVLNHVWPQAAAEALRWRHHMLPAARERARELGLAGASFPWRTITGRESSGYWPAGTAAVHLGADVADAAVRHLHATGDEELAREALVDLVVETARTWVVLGREDSDGRFHVDGVTGPDEYSALVDDNAYTNLMAQANLRSAVELTKRFPAQAEALGVDDAELAEFTRLADAVHLPRDPATGVPAQDGGARQRKRWDFAGTRPDQYPLADSFPYFSLYRRQVVKQADLVLALYLRPEAFTWEEKRDAFEHAEGVTVRDSSLSAAVQAVVAAEVGHLGLAAEYVHEAAFVDLHDLRGKTADGLHIASLAGAWLALVAGYGGMRDGGGELSFAPRLPDGLSGLRFRTRHRGSCLEVRVHGDRADYRLLDGGPVHLRHHGREFTIARDEPVTLPVPSLDPEVVARPRPEQPAHRGPRRRR from the coding sequence GTGCCCAGCGCGCGCACCCGACCCGACCCGCACGACCCGCACGACCCGCACGACTCGCACGACTCGCACGGCAGGGGTCTGGCGGCCCCGCACGCCTGGGCGGTGCGCGAGGGTCCGCTGGACCCGGAGCGGCTCGCGCAGGTGGAGTCGCTGTTCACCCTGTCCAACGGCCGGTGCGGGGTGCGCGGGTCGCTGGAGGAGGGCGACCCGCACGGCACTCCGGGGACCTACCTCAGCGGGGCCTTCGAGCTGTGGCCGCTGACCTACCCGGAGTACAGCTACGGCTACCCCACCGTGCAGGAGCGCCTGGTGCCGGTGCTGGACCCGACCCGGGTGGAGCTGCTCGTCGCCGGTGAGCCGCTGGACGTGCGCACCGGGGAGCTCACCGAGCACGAGCGGGTGCTGGACCTGCGCAGCGGGACCCTGCACCGGCACCTGCGCTGGACGTCCCCGGCCGGGCACCGCGTCGTCGTGGGCTCGCAGCGGCTCGTCCCGCTGGAACGGCCCGGCCTGGTCGCCCTGGAGTACACCGTCCGCGCCGACGGGGCCCCGGTGGACGTCGAGGTGCGCTCGGCGGTCCTGGCGAGCGAGCACCTGCACGAGGCGGTCGCCGACACGGGCTCGGGGGCCGAGCACCACGGCGGGCGGTTGCGCCAGCGGACCGACGGGTCCGGCCTGGCCGTCGCCGCGCACGTCGAGCACGACGTGCTGGCCCCGGCGACCGCCGACGTGCGCAGCCACGCCCTGCCCGACCGGGTGGTCACCACGGTCCGCACCCGCCTGGAGGCCGGGGAGCTGCTGCGCCTGCGCAAGGTCGTCTCGCTCGGGTGGGCTCCCCAGTTCGAACGGGACGACCTCGGGACGCGGCTGGCGGGGCTGCTGGCCGACGGGGTCCGGACGGGCTGGGAGGGTCTGGTCCGGGAGCAGCGGGCGGTGCTCGACGACTTCTGGGCGCACGCCGACGTGGAGGTCGACGGGGACGACGACCTCCAGCAGGCGGCGCGGTTCGCCCTCTTCCACGTCTTCCAGGCGGCCGCCCAGGGCACCGACCGGGGCATCCCGGCCAAGGGGCTGACCGGTACCGGGTACGACGGGCACACCTTCTGGGACACCGAGGTCTTCGTGCTGCCCGTGCTCAACCACGTGTGGCCGCAGGCGGCCGCAGAGGCGTTGCGCTGGCGCCACCACATGCTGCCCGCCGCCCGCGAGCGCGCCCGCGAGCTCGGCCTGGCGGGCGCGAGCTTCCCCTGGCGCACGATCACCGGGCGGGAGAGCTCGGGGTACTGGCCGGCGGGCACCGCGGCGGTGCACCTGGGCGCGGACGTCGCCGACGCCGCCGTGCGCCACCTGCACGCCACCGGCGACGAGGAGCTCGCCCGGGAGGCCCTGGTGGACCTGGTCGTCGAGACGGCGCGGACGTGGGTCGTGCTGGGGCGCGAGGACTCCGACGGCCGGTTCCACGTCGACGGCGTGACCGGGCCGGACGAGTACAGCGCCCTGGTGGACGACAACGCCTACACCAACCTCATGGCCCAGGCCAACCTGCGCTCGGCGGTGGAGCTGACCAAGCGGTTCCCGGCCCAGGCCGAGGCGCTGGGGGTCGACGACGCCGAGCTCGCCGAGTTCACCCGGCTCGCCGACGCCGTCCACCTGCCCCGCGACCCGGCGACCGGGGTGCCGGCCCAGGACGGGGGCGCCAGGCAGCGCAAGCGGTGGGACTTCGCCGGCACCCGGCCCGACCAGTACCCGCTGGCCGACTCCTTCCCCTACTTCAGCCTCTACCGCCGGCAGGTCGTGAAGCAGGCCGACCTCGTCCTGGCGCTGTACCTGCGCCCGGAGGCGTTCACCTGGGAGGAGAAGCGCGACGCCTTCGAGCACGCCGAGGGCGTGACCGTCCGCGACTCCTCCCTGTCGGCGGCGGTGCAGGCCGTCGTGGCCGCGGAGGTCGGGCACCTGGGCCTGGCGGCCGAGTACGTCCACGAGGCCGCCTTCGTGGACCTGCACGACCTGCGCGGCAAGACCGCGGACGGGCTGCACATCGCCTCCCTGGCGGGGGCCTGGCTGGCGCTGGTGGCCGGGTACGGCGGGATGCGCGACGGCGGTGGGGAGCTGTCCTTCGCCCCCCGCCTGCCGGACGGCCTGTCCGGTCTGCGGTTCCGCACCCGGCACCGGGGGTCGTGCCTGGAGGTCCGGGTGCACGGGGACCGGGCCGACTACCGCCTCCTCGACGGTGGCCCGGTGCACCTGCGCCACCACGGCCGGGAGTTCACGATCGCCCGCGACGAGCCCGTCACCCTGCCCGTGCCGTCCCTGGACCCGGAGGTGGTGGCGCGACCACGACCGGAACAGCCGGCGCACCGCGGCCCGCGGCGGCGCCGCTGA
- the alaS gene encoding alanine--tRNA ligase, with translation MQTAEIRRRWLDFFERKGHTVVPSASLVSTDPSLMFTVAGMVPFIPYLTAQVPAPYRRATSVQKCLRTLDIEEVGKTTRHGTFFQMNGNFSFGDYFKRDAIAFAWELLTTPESGGGLGFDPERLWTTVYLDDDEAFQLWRQTGMPAERIQRRGKKDNYWNTGQPGPGGPCSEIYYDRGPEYGAEGGPEADEDRYIEIWNLVFMQYQLSAVRSKTDFDVAGELPAKNIDTGMGLERVAFLKQGVDNMYEIDEVRPVLDYAALAAEKDYGANHDDDVRMRVVADHVRSALMLIGDGVTPGNEGAGYVLRRLIRRAVRAMRLLGFEDEALPILLPASMEVMSASYPELRTDFDRIAKVAYAEEQAFRRTLVSGTAIFETAVRETTSAGGSTLSGERAFALHDTYGFPIDLTLEMAAEAGVDVDEAGFRTLMAEQVGRAKADARAKKTGGVDLTVYRSTLESLPAPVTFTGYEVASGEARVAVVLQGGVSTPSAPVGTDVEVVLDRTPFYAEGGGQLADHGTLTTSGGAVVTVTDVQQPVRGLYVHKGSVTSGELVAGDAVHAVVDAARRRSVSRAHTATHLVHQVVREHLGDGATQAGSQNAPGRLRFDYSSTTQVAGQVVRDIEGVVNERIHDDLPVAAEVMDRDAALSSGAMALFGEKYGDRVRVVSIGEDWSKELCGGTHTLSSQQVGLVTVLSESSIGSGARRIEALVGADAFDFLTREHLLVNQLTDVVKARPEELPDRIGTLLTRLSNAEKEISALRAGQVLALAPTIAANPADKFGVQVVTHDAGAATADDVRTLVLDVRSRLGEERPVVVAVTGVAKDRPVVVVATNAEARRWGVKAGELVRTAAQTLGGGGGGKDDLAQGGGQDVSKVGAALTAIGDFVGARVTGSV, from the coding sequence ATGCAGACGGCAGAGATCCGTCGCCGGTGGCTCGACTTCTTCGAGCGCAAGGGCCACACCGTCGTCCCGAGCGCCTCGCTGGTCTCGACCGACCCCAGCCTCATGTTCACCGTGGCCGGGATGGTGCCGTTCATCCCCTACCTCACCGCGCAGGTCCCCGCCCCCTACCGGCGGGCCACCAGCGTGCAGAAGTGCCTGCGGACCCTCGACATCGAGGAGGTCGGCAAGACCACCCGCCACGGCACGTTCTTCCAGATGAACGGCAACTTCTCCTTCGGCGACTACTTCAAGCGCGACGCCATCGCCTTCGCCTGGGAGCTGCTGACCACCCCCGAGTCGGGCGGCGGTCTCGGCTTCGACCCCGAGCGCCTCTGGACGACGGTCTACCTCGACGACGACGAGGCCTTCCAGCTCTGGCGGCAGACCGGGATGCCCGCCGAGCGCATCCAGCGCCGCGGGAAGAAGGACAACTACTGGAACACCGGACAGCCCGGCCCCGGCGGCCCCTGCTCGGAGATCTACTACGACCGCGGCCCCGAGTACGGCGCCGAGGGCGGCCCGGAGGCCGACGAGGACCGCTACATCGAGATCTGGAACCTCGTCTTCATGCAGTACCAGCTCTCCGCGGTGCGCTCGAAGACGGACTTCGACGTCGCCGGTGAGCTGCCCGCCAAGAACATCGACACCGGCATGGGCCTGGAGCGCGTCGCGTTCCTCAAGCAGGGCGTCGACAACATGTACGAGATCGACGAGGTCCGGCCCGTGCTGGACTACGCGGCGCTCGCGGCCGAGAAGGACTACGGCGCGAACCACGACGACGACGTCCGCATGCGCGTCGTCGCCGACCACGTCCGCAGCGCCCTCATGCTCATCGGCGACGGGGTCACCCCCGGCAACGAGGGCGCCGGGTACGTCCTGCGCCGCCTCATCCGCCGCGCCGTGCGCGCGATGCGCCTGCTGGGCTTCGAGGACGAGGCGCTGCCGATCCTGCTGCCGGCCTCCATGGAGGTCATGAGCGCCTCCTACCCCGAGCTGCGCACCGACTTCGACCGCATCGCGAAGGTCGCCTACGCCGAGGAGCAGGCGTTCCGCCGCACCCTCGTCTCGGGCACCGCGATCTTCGAGACCGCCGTGCGCGAGACGACGTCGGCCGGTGGGTCGACGCTGTCCGGCGAGCGGGCGTTCGCCCTGCACGACACCTACGGGTTCCCGATCGACCTGACGCTGGAGATGGCGGCCGAGGCCGGCGTGGACGTCGACGAGGCCGGGTTCCGCACCCTCATGGCCGAGCAGGTCGGCCGCGCCAAGGCCGACGCCAGGGCCAAGAAGACCGGCGGGGTGGACCTGACCGTCTACCGCTCGACGCTGGAGAGCCTGCCCGCACCCGTCACCTTCACCGGGTACGAGGTCGCCTCCGGCGAGGCCCGCGTCGCCGTCGTCCTGCAGGGCGGGGTGAGCACCCCGTCCGCGCCCGTGGGCACCGACGTCGAGGTCGTCCTGGACCGCACCCCGTTCTACGCCGAGGGCGGCGGCCAGCTCGCCGACCACGGCACCCTCACCACCTCCGGCGGTGCCGTCGTCACCGTGACCGACGTGCAGCAGCCCGTGCGGGGCCTGTACGTGCACAAGGGGTCCGTCACCAGCGGCGAGCTCGTCGCCGGTGACGCCGTCCACGCCGTCGTCGACGCCGCCCGCCGGCGCTCGGTCAGCCGCGCGCACACCGCCACCCACCTCGTCCACCAGGTCGTGCGCGAGCACCTCGGCGACGGCGCCACCCAGGCCGGGTCGCAGAACGCGCCGGGCCGGCTGCGCTTCGACTACTCCTCCACGACCCAGGTCGCCGGTCAGGTCGTCCGCGACATCGAGGGCGTCGTCAACGAGCGCATCCACGACGACCTGCCCGTCGCCGCCGAGGTCATGGACCGCGACGCGGCCCTGAGCTCCGGCGCGATGGCCCTGTTCGGGGAGAAGTACGGCGACCGCGTGCGCGTCGTCTCCATCGGTGAGGACTGGTCCAAGGAGCTGTGCGGGGGCACGCACACGCTCTCCTCCCAGCAGGTCGGGCTCGTCACCGTCCTGTCCGAGAGCTCCATCGGCTCCGGCGCGCGCCGCATCGAGGCCCTCGTGGGCGCCGACGCGTTCGACTTCCTCACCCGCGAGCACCTCCTGGTCAACCAGCTCACCGACGTCGTCAAGGCGCGCCCGGAGGAGCTGCCCGACCGGATCGGCACGCTGCTGACCCGCCTGTCGAACGCCGAGAAGGAGATCTCCGCGCTGCGCGCCGGGCAGGTCCTGGCCCTCGCCCCGACCATCGCGGCGAACCCGGCCGACAAGTTCGGCGTCCAGGTCGTCACCCACGACGCCGGCGCCGCCACCGCCGACGACGTGCGCACCCTCGTCCTCGACGTCCGTTCCCGCCTGGGCGAGGAACGCCCCGTCGTCGTCGCCGTCACCGGCGTCGCCAAGGACCGGCCCGTCGTCGTGGTGGCCACCAACGCCGAGGCGCGCCGCTGGGGCGTCAAGGCCGGTGAGCTGGTCCGCACCGCGGCCCAGACCCTCGGCGGGGGCGGCGGCGGCAAGGACGACCTCGCGCAGGGCGGCGGCCAGGACGTCTCGAAGGTGGGCGCGGCGCTCACCGCGATCGGCGACTTCGTCGGCGCGCGGGTCACGGGCTCGGTGTGA
- the ruvX gene encoding Holliday junction resolvase RuvX, with protein sequence MIASPLRTLVRDAEHDADVAEVAAEALERDAVEVVVGWPLSLDGSEGPAALRALAYADKIRRSVPGVSVRLVDERLSTVDAHRALHAAGKKEKQFRAIVDQAAAVVLLQAALDAERAGHTPGRVVEGPRTGRKPRHRGAGRGQ encoded by the coding sequence GTGATCGCCTCACCGCTGCGGACCCTCGTCCGCGACGCCGAGCACGACGCCGACGTGGCCGAGGTCGCCGCGGAGGCGCTCGAGCGCGACGCCGTGGAGGTCGTCGTGGGCTGGCCCCTGTCGCTGGACGGGTCCGAGGGGCCCGCGGCCTTGCGCGCGCTCGCGTACGCCGACAAGATCAGGCGGTCCGTCCCCGGCGTGAGCGTCCGGCTCGTGGACGAACGGCTCAGCACCGTGGACGCCCACCGGGCCCTGCACGCGGCCGGGAAGAAGGAGAAGCAGTTCCGGGCGATCGTCGACCAGGCGGCCGCCGTGGTCCTGCTGCAGGCGGCGCTCGACGCGGAGCGTGCCGGGCACACCCCGGGACGGGTGGTGGAAGGACCGAGGACCGGCCGCAAACCGCGGCACCGCGGGGCCGGGCGCGGGCAGTGA
- the mltG gene encoding endolytic transglycosylase MltG, with amino-acid sequence MDLPGTHSGDSRRRGRRRRRALVALVVALAVIGGGTWAAWGTLGPVVAGFTESDDWEGSGTGSVDVRVVAGDSGRAIGRTLADAGVVKSSSAFVTAARAQPETAGIQPGTYRLKEHMSAAAAVALLLDPAAKVTTRLTVPEGLTVPQVLALVEKTTGVPAADLEAAVADPAALGLPAAANGNAEGYLFPATYSVNPGESAADVLKAMVTQANTVLANLGVPPERVHDVVVEASIAQKEARSAEDMAKVTRVLANRMAIGMPLQLDSTVSYAAGATGKVTTTAEQRATDSPYNTYLHPGLPAGPISNPGEAALQAALNPADGPWLFFVTVNLQTGETRFATTIAEHNANVALFQQYLREHPEQ; translated from the coding sequence ATGGATCTTCCCGGGACGCACAGCGGGGACTCCCGCCGGCGCGGGCGGCGCCGCCGTCGCGCCCTCGTCGCCCTCGTCGTCGCGCTCGCCGTCATCGGCGGCGGCACCTGGGCGGCCTGGGGCACCCTCGGTCCCGTCGTCGCCGGCTTCACCGAGAGCGACGACTGGGAGGGGTCCGGCACCGGCTCCGTCGACGTGCGCGTCGTCGCCGGCGACAGCGGCCGCGCCATCGGTCGCACCCTCGCCGACGCGGGCGTCGTGAAGTCCAGCAGCGCCTTCGTCACCGCCGCCCGGGCCCAGCCCGAGACGGCCGGCATCCAGCCCGGCACCTACCGCCTCAAGGAGCACATGTCGGCCGCCGCCGCCGTCGCGCTCCTGCTCGACCCCGCGGCCAAGGTCACGACCCGGCTCACCGTGCCCGAGGGGCTGACCGTCCCGCAGGTCCTGGCGCTGGTGGAGAAGACGACCGGCGTGCCCGCGGCCGACCTGGAAGCGGCCGTGGCCGACCCGGCCGCGTTGGGGCTGCCGGCCGCCGCGAACGGCAACGCCGAGGGGTACCTCTTCCCGGCCACGTACTCCGTCAACCCCGGGGAGAGCGCGGCGGACGTCCTCAAGGCCATGGTCACGCAGGCGAACACCGTCCTGGCGAACCTGGGCGTCCCGCCCGAGCGGGTGCACGACGTCGTCGTCGAGGCGAGCATCGCGCAGAAGGAGGCGCGCAGCGCCGAGGACATGGCCAAGGTGACCCGCGTCCTGGCCAACCGGATGGCCATCGGGATGCCGCTGCAGCTGGACTCGACCGTCAGCTACGCCGCGGGCGCGACGGGCAAGGTCACCACGACGGCCGAGCAGCGCGCCACGGACTCCCCGTACAACACGTACCTGCACCCCGGTCTGCCCGCCGGCCCCATCAGCAACCCCGGTGAGGCCGCGCTGCAGGCGGCGCTGAACCCCGCGGACGGGCCGTGGCTGTTCTTCGTGACGGTGAACCTGCAGACGGGGGAGACGCGCTTCGCGACGACCATCGCCGAGCACAACGCGAACGTGGCCCTCTTCCAGCAGTACCTGAGGGAGCACCCGGAGCAGTGA
- a CDS encoding shikimate dehydrogenase — translation MRAAVCGSPIAHSLSPALHRAAYEALGLTGWSYDLLEVDEERLPGVIGALDATWAGLSLTMPLKQAVVPLVDEVSDFARAVGSVNTVVVTPRPDRRDTPGRRGVRLRAENTDVTGLVTALAEAGAGRIARGVVLGGGATARSAVVALLRAGCPRPVVVVRSPDRAAELRGVAARLGGEVEVRDWSELPVALTADVVVSTVPIGASAATADELLGAFRPVWWPLLLDVVYAPWPTPLAQRWGGPVVGGFEMLLHQAVAQVELMTGRAGPVEAMRAAGLAALADRARA, via the coding sequence GTGAGGGCGGCGGTCTGCGGGTCGCCCATCGCGCACTCGCTCTCCCCGGCGCTGCACCGCGCCGCGTACGAGGCGCTCGGGCTCACCGGCTGGAGCTACGACCTCCTGGAGGTCGACGAGGAACGGCTCCCGGGCGTGATCGGGGCGCTGGACGCCACGTGGGCGGGGCTGAGCCTGACGATGCCGTTGAAGCAGGCCGTCGTCCCGCTCGTCGACGAGGTCAGCGACTTCGCCCGCGCCGTCGGGTCCGTCAACACCGTGGTCGTCACCCCGCGCCCGGACCGGCGCGACACCCCGGGCCGGCGGGGGGTCCGGTTGCGCGCCGAGAACACCGACGTCACCGGATTGGTGACGGCCCTGGCCGAGGCGGGCGCCGGGCGCATCGCCCGCGGGGTCGTCCTCGGGGGCGGTGCGACCGCGCGCTCGGCGGTCGTCGCGCTGCTGCGGGCCGGGTGCCCCCGGCCCGTCGTCGTCGTGCGCTCCCCGGACCGCGCCGCGGAGCTGCGCGGGGTCGCGGCCCGCCTCGGCGGGGAGGTCGAGGTCCGCGACTGGTCCGAGCTGCCCGTCGCGCTGACGGCGGACGTCGTCGTGTCCACCGTGCCCATCGGCGCCTCGGCGGCCACGGCCGACGAGCTGCTCGGGGCGTTCCGGCCGGTGTGGTGGCCGCTGCTGCTCGACGTCGTCTACGCGCCGTGGCCGACACCGCTGGCCCAGCGCTGGGGCGGGCCCGTCGTCGGCGGGTTCGAGATGCTCCTGCACCAGGCCGTCGCCCAGGTGGAGCTGATGACGGGCCGGGCCGGTCCCGTGGAGGCCATGCGCGCGGCCGGTCTCGCGGCGCTGGCCGACCGCGCCCGCGCCTGA